In Romeriopsis navalis LEGE 11480, one DNA window encodes the following:
- a CDS encoding M15 family metallopeptidase, with product MGNQSMKPQPKGRKQPQGKPLKPRAKSNNVMRSPHPPAPPIRWQVLRQKWSSLCITFLVAGLVLIIGNKLGFFLSPPSPNASVINQPSVLPTPAGNGSGFVTPPPPPLVRPVPSVTPSALPPDPIATPSAPVPVIPPPDPTPVAPVNTRFGHLPYNEAASRRLGSIGKFVRENYEREEYLDVEAGRAFQIMVDAARSQGVHLMGISGFRSIADQRQLFDRQIERKGSAQAAAKWSAPPGHSEHHTGYAIDIGDVTRDDADIKVKFETTPAYQWLVTNAGQYGFEQSFPRGNAQGVSYEPWHWRYVGTPTAQQIFASARVQ from the coding sequence ATGGGAAATCAGTCGATGAAGCCGCAGCCAAAGGGTCGAAAACAGCCACAGGGTAAACCGCTTAAGCCAAGGGCAAAATCAAATAATGTGATGCGATCGCCGCATCCCCCAGCGCCACCGATCCGATGGCAGGTATTGCGCCAGAAATGGAGTTCGTTGTGCATCACTTTTCTGGTGGCTGGATTGGTGCTGATTATTGGTAATAAGCTCGGCTTTTTCCTGTCGCCGCCGTCCCCGAATGCATCAGTTATCAACCAGCCCAGTGTTTTGCCTACGCCAGCGGGTAATGGGTCGGGTTTCGTGACGCCCCCTCCGCCCCCATTAGTGCGACCTGTGCCAAGTGTAACGCCATCAGCGCTGCCCCCTGATCCTATCGCTACGCCATCCGCACCAGTCCCGGTAATTCCACCGCCTGACCCGACACCGGTTGCGCCAGTGAACACTCGGTTTGGTCATTTGCCCTATAACGAGGCCGCCAGTCGACGCTTGGGCAGTATCGGCAAGTTTGTGCGGGAGAATTATGAACGCGAAGAATATTTAGATGTTGAGGCGGGCCGTGCCTTCCAAATTATGGTTGACGCAGCTCGCAGTCAGGGCGTGCATTTAATGGGGATCTCAGGCTTTCGATCGATTGCTGATCAGCGCCAGTTATTCGATCGGCAAATTGAACGGAAAGGCAGTGCCCAAGCGGCAGCGAAGTGGAGTGCACCGCCAGGACATAGTGAGCATCATACGGGCTATGCGATCGACATTGGTGATGTGACACGGGATGATGCCGACATTAAAGTGAAATTTGAGACCACCCCCGCTTATCAGTGGTTAGTCACCAATGCCGGACAATACGGCTTTGAGCAATCGTTTCCCCGTGGGAATGCCCAAGGCGTGAGTTATGAACCCTGGCATTGGCGGTATGTTGGGACGCCGACGGCACAGCAGATCTTTGCTTCAGCACGGGTGCAGTAA
- a CDS encoding LCCL domain-containing protein produces the protein MLKMTSRTNLLIPVLLLFSSHSTQALSTPINVGVYNAGSRYITIAKKGNQICYSGDSVPPGRYSIAVGETTGSLTQSGSSLTVDGWKEYGKTVALRLRGKTLVVTHNGKYAGEYDFYNSGQPGSQYTGVLGSCLNSKGPFFEPAPGYKITLPKVVSNKQSRQRSQTIPKGSEVTWKKNASDIRGRLDQDFTFICPPNGRISTVWGTDIYTDDSSICSAAVHAGLITARNGGAITIRMKSGEESYTGIKRNGVKSRGYGNWSSSFIFLNSMGLEPSVSKKTTASITWGKSASKFRGRLDQDFTFICPSNGRINTIWGTDIYTDDSSICSAAVHAGLITARNGGAVTIRMKSGEESYTGIKRNGVKSSRYGSWSSSFIFLK, from the coding sequence ATGCTCAAGATGACTTCGCGAACCAACTTACTCATCCCAGTGCTTTTACTATTCTCCAGCCATAGCACACAGGCACTTTCTACGCCTATCAATGTGGGCGTTTATAATGCTGGTTCAAGATATATAACAATTGCAAAAAAAGGAAATCAAATTTGCTATTCAGGTGACTCAGTACCTCCCGGACGTTATTCAATCGCGGTAGGTGAAACAACGGGTTCGCTAACTCAATCAGGAAGTAGTTTAACCGTTGATGGATGGAAAGAATACGGTAAAACAGTCGCTTTGCGCCTTCGAGGGAAGACCCTAGTTGTTACACATAATGGTAAATATGCCGGAGAGTATGACTTTTACAATTCAGGACAACCAGGTTCTCAATACACCGGAGTATTAGGAAGCTGCCTCAATTCCAAAGGGCCATTTTTCGAACCAGCACCGGGCTATAAAATAACGCTACCAAAAGTTGTATCCAATAAACAATCTCGACAGCGGTCTCAAACTATTCCAAAAGGTTCAGAAGTTACCTGGAAGAAGAATGCCAGTGATATTAGAGGCAGACTAGATCAAGATTTCACCTTTATCTGCCCGCCGAATGGTCGGATTAGCACTGTATGGGGCACCGACATTTATACTGATGATTCATCAATTTGTAGTGCCGCTGTCCACGCTGGTTTGATTACAGCGCGTAATGGTGGTGCTATTACGATACGAATGAAATCTGGTGAAGAATCCTACACAGGCATCAAGCGAAATGGCGTTAAAAGTAGGGGCTATGGAAATTGGAGCAGCAGCTTCATTTTCCTCAATTCCATGGGTTTAGAACCATCAGTGAGTAAGAAAACAACTGCATCGATAACCTGGGGGAAGAGCGCAAGTAAATTTAGAGGACGATTAGATCAAGATTTCACCTTTATCTGCCCGTCAAATGGTCGGATTAACACTATATGGGGTACCGACATTTATACTGATGATTCATCAATTTGTAGTGCCGCTGTCCACGCTGGTTTGATTACAGCGCGTAATGGTGGTGCTGTTACGATACGAATGAAATCTGGTGAAGAATCCTACACAGGTATCAAGCGGAATGGCGTTAAAAGTAGTAGGTACGGCAGTTGGAGCAGCAGCTTTATTTTCCTCAAGTGA
- a CDS encoding IS5 family transposase — protein sequence MSYRIRNWSEYNAGLRQRGSLTFWLDTSVLAGWELPGLSGRRRGASQRYSDLAIATVITLQSVYGLAGRQMMGFLGSLFGLMSVSLAVPDHSTVSRRQAHLEVSLPVVPKRGAVHVVVDSTGIKVYGEGEWKTRQHGISKRRTWRKLHLSVDEATGEILSAVVSTNNVHDSEVFEPLINQIPEPIEQVSADGAYDQRHCYEKIAEREAKAGIPPQKNAKIWQDGNCNAPPHLRDENLRQIRRRGRKAWKQDANYHRRSLAETTMSRLKAIFGGKVRARTFDNQAAELLLQCAALNRMIQAAKPDTIWIDD from the coding sequence ATGAGTTACCGCATCCGCAACTGGTCTGAGTATAACGCTGGATTACGTCAGCGTGGCAGTCTGACATTCTGGCTCGATACATCGGTCTTAGCCGGTTGGGAGTTGCCGGGGCTGAGCGGCCGCCGTCGGGGAGCCTCACAGCGTTACAGCGACCTGGCCATTGCCACCGTTATCACGCTGCAATCGGTGTATGGTTTAGCGGGTCGTCAAATGATGGGTTTTCTGGGGTCTTTATTCGGCTTAATGAGTGTGTCATTGGCAGTTCCAGACCATAGCACGGTGTCTCGTCGTCAAGCCCATCTAGAAGTCAGCTTGCCGGTGGTACCGAAACGCGGTGCGGTGCATGTGGTGGTGGATTCGACCGGGATTAAGGTGTATGGCGAAGGCGAATGGAAAACCCGTCAGCATGGCATTAGTAAACGTCGGACCTGGCGCAAATTGCATTTAAGTGTGGATGAGGCCACGGGGGAGATTTTGAGTGCCGTCGTTAGCACCAATAATGTCCACGATAGCGAAGTGTTCGAACCCTTAATCAACCAAATTCCGGAGCCCATTGAACAAGTCTCTGCCGATGGCGCTTATGACCAACGGCATTGCTATGAGAAAATTGCCGAACGGGAAGCCAAGGCGGGCATCCCACCCCAAAAGAATGCCAAGATTTGGCAGGATGGCAACTGCAACGCCCCACCCCATCTGCGGGATGAGAATCTGCGCCAGATTCGGCGACGCGGTCGCAAAGCCTGGAAACAGGATGCTAACTATCATCGGCGGTCGCTGGCTGAAACCACAATGTCACGGCTCAAAGCCATCTTTGGCGGCAAGGTCCGCGCCCGCACGTTTGATAATCAAGCCGCCGAGTTACTGCTGCAATGTGCCGCCTTAAATCGCATGATTCAAGCTGCTAAACCCGATACCATCTGGATTGATGATTAA